From the Candidatus Peribacteria bacterium genome, one window contains:
- the ruvA gene encoding Holliday junction branch migration protein RuvA: MIASLRGTIGKTTPGSIIVDVQGVGYGVSVPITMWDDLEEGVVAQLHVSTYVREDRFDLFGFTDMQTKHLFDALIQVNGIGPRMGLELCAVPRGILVQAINEEDPAVLTSIKGIGRKTAEKLLLELKSLAEKHMEMFSTEAMAISGSRFDRDAIAALSQLGFASPDIMRALESLPSDLTSTEERVTAALRNL, from the coding sequence ATGATCGCAAGTCTGCGGGGAACCATCGGCAAAACGACTCCCGGCAGCATTATTGTGGACGTACAGGGCGTCGGCTACGGCGTCTCGGTGCCTATCACCATGTGGGATGATCTGGAGGAAGGGGTGGTTGCGCAACTGCATGTCAGCACCTACGTGCGCGAAGACCGGTTCGATCTGTTCGGATTCACCGATATGCAGACCAAACACCTGTTTGATGCACTCATTCAGGTCAACGGCATCGGTCCGCGGATGGGACTCGAGCTCTGCGCCGTCCCGCGCGGCATTCTGGTGCAGGCAATTAATGAAGAAGATCCTGCCGTTCTCACATCCATCAAAGGAATCGGCAGAAAGACAGCAGAAAAATTACTCCTTGAACTCAAGTCTCTCGCGGAGAAACACATGGAAATGTTCTCGACAGAAGCGATGGCGATTTCCGGTTCCCGCTTCGACCGCGACGCAATTGCCGCCCTCTCCCAACTCGGATTTGCCAGCCCGGACATCATGCGCGCCCTCGAATCATTACCATCAGATCTCACATCCACCGAGGAGCGTGTGACCGCCGCACTACGCAATCTATAA
- the trxA gene encoding thioredoxin, translated as MSHVINDADFESVVLKSDVPVLVDFWAPWCGPCKAMTPIMEELEQAYAGKVKIAKMNVDENMDVPGKFNVMSIPTFIIVKNGAVVSQFVGARSKADMQKELDNAIAA; from the coding sequence ATGTCCCACGTGATCAATGACGCCGACTTCGAATCCGTTGTCCTCAAATCGGACGTCCCCGTTCTTGTTGATTTCTGGGCTCCGTGGTGCGGTCCATGCAAGGCAATGACGCCGATTATGGAAGAGCTGGAGCAAGCCTACGCAGGGAAAGTAAAAATCGCGAAAATGAACGTCGATGAGAACATGGATGTTCCGGGAAAATTCAACGTCATGAGCATCCCAACATTCATCATCGTCAAAAACGGTGCAGTCGTCTCCCAGTTTGTCGGCGCCCGTTCGAAGGCAGACATGCAGAAGGAACTCGACAACGCCATTGCGGCCTAA
- a CDS encoding fibronectin type III domain-containing protein, with amino-acid sequence MKHTHFQKIVLLTAALLVPFEAIAAAQMTVNDSIAGLGMTVNVRSMTNADGALLSVQNPNGKETTLPVQTDAQGNAMVNVSGKHTQTAGTYTVALKDNSKTLASASVAVLPETMDPAISELQSWTPRIRADGSDTADLSVTLRDRYGNILPGRPVALVSSRNADRITALTPETGKDGTQHFSLKTDESGTAVIRAVDLLSGNTLTSTVEIQAGTQAAMGGTTQQMYAASTLDNGRRFYAQVGSNSFDLVYSFDIVAPTTLPLGEEAQKVVIRAMDRNGNTVENYVGTVVFESTDPLATLPNFGTYTFKDRDLGQKSFPLVLTFKTPGEQIFRVTDRGDPSIEGSATILVQGGNGQSANGITLTSHKDGDAVNSLDILVTGKGPRYANLIVMGGIQDAVGMTDADGAFAIPVTLSDSQQDFTLRVQDDTRQNDSGSIHLTLDRTPPAIGGITFSPGEPTTGEKVLAVVESDPGLSQITIAINEQVVTLTESSAASGSYQGFFTAPEGGSYQPAVTAIDKAGNKTEVRTTFNVGAQSLPTVQNLTAEARVNAVGLQWDPLNDATIDGYRVYVGESPENFLYTLDTGRVTTKATVAGLTPGRPYYFAVTAVKGSLESGSKSDIAQVIPLGLSLDVVPGDSSLQIKWTSLSTDLPLSAFTLEYGTAEETYTETRTLNAGLRDFTIRDLINGVPYFIRLVPVTVTGDTLEDLAAKGQGTPDGSGFHAGPNDPVPGNLGTTPGGVNPAPGNPTTGLPTAAWMIVVFLGLAGALYGWHRRTAARHTDAFLAAIQSQYHR; translated from the coding sequence ATGAAACACACACACTTCCAAAAAATCGTCCTGCTGACTGCGGCACTGCTCGTTCCATTCGAGGCAATCGCTGCTGCGCAGATGACGGTAAACGATTCCATCGCAGGTCTCGGGATGACCGTGAATGTCCGCTCGATGACGAATGCTGATGGTGCGCTCCTCAGCGTACAAAATCCGAACGGAAAAGAGACGACACTCCCCGTGCAGACAGACGCTCAGGGAAACGCAATGGTGAATGTGAGTGGCAAACATACACAGACTGCAGGCACCTATACCGTCGCCCTGAAAGACAACAGCAAGACACTTGCGAGCGCATCGGTCGCTGTACTGCCAGAAACGATGGACCCTGCTATTTCCGAGCTCCAGTCCTGGACACCACGCATCCGCGCTGATGGTTCCGACACTGCGGATTTGAGTGTTACCCTCCGTGACCGCTACGGCAATATTCTGCCAGGCCGTCCGGTCGCGCTTGTGAGCAGCCGCAACGCAGACCGCATTACCGCTCTCACACCGGAAACCGGGAAAGACGGTACACAGCACTTTTCACTGAAGACAGATGAAAGCGGCACGGCCGTTATTCGTGCTGTGGATCTTTTGAGCGGCAACACGCTCACATCAACCGTGGAAATCCAGGCCGGTACCCAGGCTGCGATGGGCGGCACGACACAGCAGATGTATGCCGCAAGCACTCTCGACAACGGGCGTCGTTTCTACGCACAGGTCGGCAGCAATTCTTTCGATCTTGTATACAGTTTCGACATCGTCGCACCCACCACCCTCCCGCTCGGAGAAGAGGCGCAGAAAGTAGTCATCCGCGCAATGGACCGCAACGGGAATACAGTTGAAAATTACGTGGGCACCGTTGTGTTTGAATCGACAGATCCACTCGCGACTCTCCCGAACTTCGGCACCTACACATTTAAAGACAGAGATCTTGGACAGAAATCTTTCCCGCTCGTCCTCACCTTCAAAACGCCGGGCGAACAGATCTTCCGTGTGACAGACAGAGGCGATCCGTCTATTGAAGGAAGCGCCACCATCCTGGTACAGGGTGGAAACGGACAGAGTGCCAACGGCATCACGCTCACGTCACACAAAGACGGTGACGCTGTGAATTCCCTGGATATTCTGGTGACAGGAAAAGGCCCCCGTTATGCAAACCTGATTGTGATGGGCGGCATACAGGATGCAGTCGGCATGACCGATGCAGACGGCGCATTCGCCATTCCGGTCACCCTGTCCGATTCGCAGCAGGACTTCACACTCCGCGTGCAGGATGACACCCGTCAGAATGATTCCGGTTCCATTCACCTCACACTCGACAGGACACCTCCGGCTATCGGCGGCATCACGTTCTCACCGGGTGAACCGACCACAGGCGAGAAAGTGCTCGCGGTGGTGGAGAGTGATCCTGGCCTCTCCCAAATCACAATCGCTATTAATGAACAGGTAGTGACGCTCACGGAAAGCTCCGCTGCATCCGGATCGTATCAGGGATTCTTCACTGCTCCTGAAGGCGGTTCGTACCAGCCTGCAGTCACCGCGATTGATAAGGCAGGAAACAAGACCGAAGTCCGCACCACCTTCAATGTCGGCGCGCAGAGCCTTCCAACCGTACAAAATCTCACAGCAGAGGCACGTGTGAATGCTGTCGGTCTCCAGTGGGATCCGCTCAACGATGCGACGATTGACGGGTACCGCGTCTACGTCGGCGAGTCTCCGGAGAACTTCCTCTATACGCTCGACACCGGACGCGTGACCACGAAGGCAACGGTTGCCGGCCTGACACCGGGTCGTCCGTATTACTTTGCCGTCACCGCTGTAAAAGGCAGTCTGGAAAGCGGCAGCAAGAGCGACATTGCACAGGTCATACCTCTCGGTCTCTCACTGGATGTCGTCCCGGGAGACAGCTCCCTGCAGATCAAGTGGACCTCTCTGTCGACCGATCTCCCCCTCTCCGCATTCACACTTGAGTACGGCACTGCTGAAGAGACGTATACAGAAACACGTACCCTCAACGCCGGACTCCGCGACTTCACCATCCGTGATCTCATCAACGGTGTCCCCTACTTTATCCGGCTCGTCCCGGTCACGGTGACCGGCGACACGCTGGAGGATCTTGCAGCCAAGGGTCAGGGTACCCCGGACGGTAGCGGCTTCCATGCCGGTCCGAATGATCCGGTCCCGGGCAACCTCGGTACAACGCCGGGCGGCGTGAATCCCGCTCCGGGAAATCCAACGACAGGTCTGCCGACCGCAGCGTGGATGATTGTTGTCTTCCTGGGTCTTGCAGGTGCACTCTATGGTTGGCACCGCAGAACAGCAGCCCGCCACACCGATGCATTTTTGGCAGCGATTCAGTCGCAGTATCATCGATAA